Proteins co-encoded in one Odontesthes bonariensis isolate fOdoBon6 chromosome 24, fOdoBon6.hap1, whole genome shotgun sequence genomic window:
- the tfap2d gene encoding transcription factor AP-2-delta, whose product MSATFPGLVHDAEHEQQGWDSEFASCSIRHDGSNSYRLMQLGCLESVANSSVAYSSSSPLTYPASAGTEFASPYFSANHQYTPLHHQSFHYEFQHSHPAVAPEAYGLNSLHSGQYYQQIHHGEPADFINLHNARSALKSSCLDEQQRRELGCLDAYRRHDLSLMTSHGSQAYGVGMHHPDQRLLPAAGLGLPPPAADDLQGSVEAQCGLVLNGQGGVIRRGGTCVVNPTDLFCSVPGRLSLLSSTSKYKVTIAEVKRRLSPPECLNASLLGGILRRAKSKNGGRCLREKLDRLGLNLPAGRRKAANVTLLTSLVEGEALHLARDFGYTCETEFPSKAVGEHLARQHSEPKETSARKKMVLATKQICKEFQDLLSQDRSPLGSSRPTPILDLDIQRHLTHFSLITHGFGTPAVCAALSTFQTVLSEMLNYLDKNSGGKTSGPNDQQINNSSEKTQLRKTAESQSKDGKSEKTE is encoded by the exons ATGTCAGCGACCTTCCCCGGACTTGTCCACGACGCAGAG CACGAGCAGCAGGGCTGGGACAGTGAATTTGCCAGCTGCtcg ATACGTCACGACGGATCAAACAGCTACCGGCTCATGCAGCTCGGCTGTCTGGAGTCCGTGGCCAACTCCTCGGTCGCCTACTCCTCCTCCTCGCCGCTCACCTACCCGGCGTCGGCGGGGACGGAGTTCGCCTCACCCTATTTCTCGGCCAACCACCAGTACACACCCCTGCACCACCAGTCCTTCCACTACGAGTTCCAGCACTCCCACCCAGCCGTGGCCCCGGAGGCCTACGGGCTGAACTCGCTGCACTCAGGCCAGTACTACCAGCAGATCCACCACGGAGAGCCCGCAGACTTCATCAATCTGCACAACGCGCGCTCGGCCCTCAAGTCCTCGTGCCTGGATGAGCAGCAGCGGCGCGAGCTGGGCTGCCTCGACGCTTACCGGCGCCATGACTTGTcgctgatgacgtcacacgGCTCACAGGCCTACGGTGTCGGTATGCACCACCCGGACCAGAGGCTGCTACCTGCCGCCGGCCTGGGCCTCCCTCCGCCCGCGGCAGACGACCTGCAG GGCTCCGTGGAAGCACAGTGTGGGCTCGTGCTGAACGGCCAAGGGGGCGTCATCCGGAGAG gGGGAACATGTGTTGTGAATCCGACGGACCTGTTCTGCTCGGTACCAGGCCGACTTTCACTGCTCAGCTCCACCTCAAAGTACAAAGTCACCATCGCTGAGGTGAAAAGAAGACTGTCCCCGCCAGAGTGCCTCAACGCCTCACTACTGGGAGGCATACTGCGCAG AGCAAAGTCGAAGAATGGCGGCAGGTGTCTTCGTGAAAAATTAGACCGTCTCGGCCTCAACTTGCCAGCAGGACGGAGGAAAGCTGCCAACGTCACACTGCTCACCTCCCTGGTGGAAG GTGAGGCACTACACTTGGCGAGGGACTTTGGTTACACCTGCGAGACCGAGTTTCCCAGTAAGGCAGTGGGGGAACATTTGGCGAGGCAGCACAGTGAGCCGAAAGAAACCAGCGCTCGCAAGAAAATGGTTCTGGCTACAAA GCAAATCTGTAAGGAGTTCCAGGACTTATTGAGCCAAGATCGTTCTCCTTTGGGCTCTTCCAGACCGACTCCCATCCTGGACCTTGACATCCAGAGACACCTCACACACTTCAG TTTGATTACTCACGGGTTCGGCACGCCAGCAGTCTGTGCAGCTCTCAGCACTTTCCAGACAGTCCTGAGCGAGATGCTCAACTACCTGGACAAAAACTCGGGTGGGAAAACCAGCGGACCCAACGACCAACAGATCAACAACAGTTCAGAAAAGACACAGCTCCGGAAAACAGCCGAATCCCAGAGCAAAGACGGGAAATCAGAAAAGACTGAGTAG